In one Kineococcus rhizosphaerae genomic region, the following are encoded:
- a CDS encoding siderophore-interacting protein produces MEQDVRNPFKRKEPAPRRQRLGVVQRVERLAPHMVRVVFGGEDLADFAVEHADSYVKLIFPVPGVEYDEPFDVAAIRETRPRTEWPVQRTYSVRAVSGGEVTVDFVVHGDEGLAGPWAANAQPGDELWLTGPGGAYTPGDHAPWHLLVGDASALPAVSASLERVPAGSVAVAVVEVHSPAEELDLSCPGDLRLHWVHREEPDPEALLEFLGSLDLPSGAPQAFVHGEADTVRAVRRWVRTELGVTKDLLSASGYWRRGRTEEGWRSEKRDWNAATETDDAAAGV; encoded by the coding sequence GTGGAGCAGGACGTGCGCAACCCGTTCAAGCGGAAGGAACCCGCGCCCCGGCGCCAGCGCCTGGGTGTCGTGCAGCGCGTCGAGCGGCTCGCCCCGCACATGGTGCGGGTCGTCTTCGGCGGTGAGGACCTCGCCGACTTCGCCGTCGAGCACGCCGACTCCTACGTGAAGCTGATCTTCCCCGTGCCCGGCGTCGAGTACGACGAACCGTTCGACGTGGCCGCGATCCGGGAGACCCGGCCCCGCACCGAGTGGCCCGTGCAGCGGACCTACTCGGTCCGCGCGGTCTCCGGCGGAGAGGTGACCGTCGACTTCGTCGTGCACGGCGACGAGGGCCTCGCCGGGCCGTGGGCGGCGAACGCGCAGCCCGGCGACGAGCTGTGGCTGACGGGCCCGGGTGGGGCCTACACCCCCGGCGACCACGCGCCGTGGCACCTGCTGGTCGGGGACGCGAGCGCCCTGCCCGCCGTCTCGGCCTCGCTCGAACGCGTCCCCGCCGGGTCCGTCGCGGTCGCGGTCGTCGAGGTGCACTCCCCCGCCGAGGAACTGGACCTGTCCTGCCCCGGTGACCTCCGGCTGCACTGGGTCCACCGCGAGGAACCGGACCCCGAGGCGCTGCTGGAGTTCCTGGGCTCCCTCGACCTGCCGTCCGGGGCGCCGCAGGCGTTCGTCCACGGCGAGGCCGACACGGTCCGCGCCGTGCGGCGCTGGGTCCGCACCGAACTCGGGGTGACCAAGGACCTGCTCTCGGCGTCGGGGTACTGGCGCCGGGGGCGCACCGAGGAGGGCTGGCGGTCGGAGAAGCGGGACTGGAACGCCGCGACCGAGACCGACGACGCGGCCGCCGGGGTCTGA
- a CDS encoding nitroreductase family deazaflavin-dependent oxidoreductase: MPIPMAVARANRAALNHVMRRVAPHTPFLGLLTHRGRRSGREFTIPVNVFQVTSEGAPGIRLALTYGPGTDWVKNVLAAGGCSLRFRGRRLELADPRLVHDPARTGMPRPVRFVLARLGVEEFLDLTVVR; this comes from the coding sequence ATGCCGATCCCGATGGCGGTGGCCCGGGCGAACCGGGCCGCGCTGAACCACGTGATGCGCAGGGTCGCGCCCCACACCCCGTTCCTCGGGCTGCTGACGCACCGCGGTCGCCGCTCGGGGCGCGAGTTCACCATCCCGGTCAACGTGTTCCAGGTCACGTCCGAGGGTGCGCCCGGGATCCGGCTGGCCCTGACCTACGGGCCGGGCACCGACTGGGTGAAGAACGTCCTCGCGGCCGGCGGGTGCTCGTTGCGGTTCCGGGGCCGCAGGCTGGAACTCGCCGACCCCCGCCTGGTCCACGACCCCGCACGGACGGGGATGCCCCGCCCCGTGCGGTTCGTGCTCGCGCGGCTGGGGGTCGAGGAGTTCCTCGACCTCACCGTCGTCCGCTGA
- a CDS encoding NUDIX domain-containing protein, which yields MTDPTPPGAPRPGIEVPDARGRTHLDRTGRDLDRNPRVVVRDVRLLTSNWYVTRTTAFDYQHADGTWSRQERETHDRGDGACVLLFDAAARTVLLIEQFRYAAYVNEHPDGMLLEVPAGLLDDDHPETAVRRESQEETGCVVGEVHHLFDLYSSPGSLTERLHFFAAPYEHGSVDHGARAGVRAEGEDTRVVELDVDDALGEIGRGIVDAKTVLLLQWAVLQGPFSPAGWNPAPPRALLERT from the coding sequence ATGACCGACCCCACCCCACCCGGTGCACCGCGCCCGGGGATCGAGGTCCCGGACGCGCGGGGCCGGACCCACCTCGACCGGACCGGTCGCGACCTGGACCGCAACCCCCGCGTCGTCGTGCGGGACGTGCGGTTGCTCACCTCGAACTGGTACGTCACCCGGACCACCGCCTTCGACTACCAGCACGCCGACGGCACGTGGAGCAGGCAGGAACGGGAGACCCACGACCGCGGCGACGGCGCGTGCGTCCTGCTCTTCGACGCCGCGGCGCGGACCGTCCTGCTGATCGAGCAGTTCCGCTACGCCGCCTACGTCAACGAGCACCCCGACGGGATGCTGCTGGAGGTCCCGGCCGGCCTGCTCGACGACGACCACCCCGAGACCGCCGTCCGCCGGGAGAGCCAGGAGGAGACCGGGTGCGTCGTCGGTGAGGTCCACCACCTCTTCGACCTCTACAGCAGTCCCGGTTCGCTCACCGAGCGCCTGCACTTCTTCGCCGCCCCCTACGAGCACGGGAGCGTGGACCACGGGGCCCGGGCCGGAGTGCGCGCCGAGGGTGAGGACACCCGGGTCGTCGAACTCGACGTCGACGACGCGCTCGGTGAGATCGGCCGCGGCATCGTCGACGCCAAGACCGTCCTGCTCCTGCAGTGGGCCGTCCTCCAGGGGCCCTTCTCGCCCGCGGGCTGGAACCCCGCACCACCGCGCGCACTCCTCGAGAGGACGTGA
- a CDS encoding DeoR/GlpR family DNA-binding transcription regulator — translation MLGAQRQELLLTRLRADGRLVAKDLAVELGLSEDSIRRDLRELAAAGLCQRVYGGALPVSPAVADLTTRGGVAADSKRRVAERAARLVTPGCTAVLDGGTTALALARALPADLEATVVTHSPAVAAALLDHPRIDLHVIGGRVFKHSGVACGAAAVEAVAGLSADVFLLGVTGVHPDAGLTTGDSDEAAMKRALARRAADTYVLASAEKLGTASAFTVLPLQDVAGIVTDGTDPGDRTLRALREQGVTLLP, via the coding sequence GTGCTGGGAGCTCAACGGCAGGAACTGCTGCTCACCCGCCTGCGCGCCGACGGCCGTCTGGTCGCCAAGGACCTGGCCGTCGAACTGGGCTTGTCCGAGGACAGCATCCGCCGGGACCTGCGGGAGCTGGCCGCCGCCGGGTTGTGCCAGCGCGTCTACGGCGGAGCCCTGCCCGTCTCCCCCGCCGTGGCCGACCTCACCACCCGCGGCGGTGTGGCTGCCGACAGCAAGCGCCGCGTCGCCGAACGTGCCGCCCGGCTCGTCACCCCCGGCTGCACCGCCGTCCTCGACGGCGGCACCACCGCCCTGGCCCTGGCCCGGGCCCTGCCGGCGGACCTGGAGGCGACGGTCGTCACCCACAGCCCCGCCGTGGCCGCCGCCCTGCTCGACCACCCGCGGATCGACCTGCACGTCATCGGCGGGCGCGTCTTCAAGCACTCCGGCGTCGCCTGCGGAGCCGCCGCCGTCGAAGCCGTCGCGGGCCTGAGCGCCGACGTGTTCCTGCTGGGGGTGACCGGGGTCCACCCCGACGCGGGTCTGACCACCGGGGACTCCGACGAGGCCGCGATGAAGCGCGCCCTGGCCCGCCGGGCCGCCGACACCTACGTCCTGGCCAGCGCGGAGAAGCTCGGCACCGCCTCGGCGTTCACCGTCCTGCCCCTGCAGGACGTCGCCGGCATCGTCACCGACGGCACCGACCCCGGGGACCGGACGCTGCGCGCCCTGCGCGAACAGGGCGTCACCCTCCTGCCCTGA
- a CDS encoding NAD-dependent epimerase/dehydratase family protein, translated as MRVFTTGASGWIGTALLRELTAAGHEVVGLARSEASAGKVRALGATAVRGDTGDHDLIVAQAQQADAVAHLAFTLDFAAFEETVDNEVELVGRIGDALQGSGKAFFAASGTPILPGRVATEQDVLDPSGPAGARARTATAVLALAERGIRSGLVRMPRSVHGAGDRNGLISVLVDLDRRLGTAAYVGDGGNRWPAVHLGDAGRLFRLALEQAPAGSVLHAVGEEGVAMRRVADVVARKTGLRAAAVDPAELGVFGALLGTDQPASSAATRQLLGWEPTGPTLLEDLEAGFYTD; from the coding sequence GTGCGCGTCTTCACCACCGGTGCCTCCGGCTGGATCGGAACCGCCCTCCTGCGGGAGCTCACCGCCGCGGGCCACGAGGTCGTCGGTCTCGCCCGGTCCGAGGCCTCGGCCGGGAAGGTCCGGGCGCTGGGCGCGACCGCGGTGCGCGGTGACACGGGCGACCACGACCTGATCGTCGCGCAGGCGCAGCAGGCCGACGCCGTGGCGCACCTGGCCTTCACGCTCGACTTCGCCGCGTTCGAGGAGACGGTCGACAACGAGGTCGAGCTCGTCGGCCGGATCGGGGACGCCCTGCAGGGCAGCGGGAAAGCCTTCTTCGCGGCCTCCGGGACCCCGATCCTGCCCGGCCGCGTCGCCACCGAGCAGGACGTCCTCGACCCCTCCGGGCCGGCCGGCGCCCGCGCCCGGACCGCGACCGCCGTCCTGGCCCTGGCGGAGCGCGGCATCCGCTCGGGCCTGGTGCGGATGCCGCGCTCCGTGCACGGTGCGGGCGACCGCAACGGGCTGATCTCGGTGCTCGTCGATCTGGACCGGCGGCTGGGCACGGCCGCCTACGTGGGGGACGGCGGCAACCGCTGGCCCGCCGTGCACCTCGGCGACGCCGGCCGCCTCTTCCGCCTCGCCCTGGAGCAGGCGCCGGCGGGTTCGGTGCTGCACGCCGTCGGGGAGGAGGGCGTGGCGATGCGCCGGGTCGCCGACGTCGTGGCGCGCAAGACCGGCCTGCGCGCCGCGGCCGTCGACCCCGCTGAGCTGGGCGTCTTCGGGGCGCTCCTCGGAACCGACCAGCCCGCTTCCAGCGCGGCGACCCGGCAGCTCCTCGGGTGGGAGCCGACCGGGCCCACCCTGCTCGAGGACCTGGAGGCCGGGTTCTACACCGACTGA
- a CDS encoding TetR/AcrR family transcriptional regulator, giving the protein MARWEPDARGRLLRTAVDLFAEQGYEATTTAQIAQRAGLTRTTLFRLFPDKREILFQGQDDLITVGVDAVHRTPADAPAIAAAAAAVAAIADAHVADRAGSRRITGLIAASPELRERAAFKRSSITEALQAALRERTGSHRLAGLLTDVAVRSYYDGFDVWISTDDDRSFSAVVLDELADGEAALRRLAGELTGPVPGRGARSRA; this is encoded by the coding sequence GTGGCACGCTGGGAACCCGACGCGCGGGGCCGGCTGCTGCGCACCGCCGTCGACCTCTTCGCCGAGCAGGGGTACGAGGCCACCACGACGGCCCAGATCGCGCAGCGGGCCGGCCTGACGAGGACGACGCTCTTCCGGCTCTTCCCCGACAAGCGGGAGATCCTCTTCCAGGGCCAGGACGACCTCATCACCGTCGGCGTCGACGCGGTCCACCGGACCCCCGCCGACGCCCCGGCGATCGCGGCCGCGGCCGCCGCGGTGGCGGCGATAGCGGACGCGCACGTCGCCGACCGCGCCGGCAGCCGGCGCATCACCGGGCTCATCGCCGCCAGCCCGGAACTGCGCGAACGCGCCGCGTTCAAGCGGTCGTCCATCACCGAGGCCCTGCAGGCCGCCCTCCGGGAACGGACCGGCAGCCACCGCCTGGCCGGCCTGCTGACCGACGTCGCGGTGCGGTCCTACTACGACGGGTTCGACGTGTGGATCTCCACGGACGACGACCGGTCGTTCTCCGCCGTCGTGCTCGACGAACTCGCGGACGGCGAGGCCGCCCTGCGACGACTCGCAGGGGAACTGACGGGCCCGGTCCCCGGCCGCGGCGCACGGTCCCGGGCCTGA
- a CDS encoding 3-methyladenine DNA glycosylase, protein MTTVPAERWRARAAAHAERALALTGDAAARRARGEKHPVEDFLFTYYSWSPGRLARWHPGVGVALADADERADWAHYVATGAGWRVDAAALVAQRRATVRLARDVLAATRGRAPQLACFGLHEWAMVHRTQPEQVRHAGLPLRLGHAGTDEVVESHRIRCSHYDAFRFFTPSAVPLNELRPTRVDQAAQEQPGCLHATMDLYRWAMKLSPAVPGELLLDCFELARDVRVLDMRASPYDVSSLGYPAVAIETAEGKAEYARAQRAFAERADPLRAALVEVCDALLQEDVEVRG, encoded by the coding sequence GTGACCACGGTGCCCGCCGAGCGGTGGCGCGCCCGCGCCGCCGCGCACGCCGAGCGCGCGCTCGCCCTGACCGGGGACGCCGCCGCGCGCCGGGCCCGCGGCGAGAAGCACCCTGTCGAGGACTTCCTGTTCACGTACTACTCGTGGTCGCCGGGCCGCCTCGCCCGCTGGCACCCCGGGGTCGGGGTCGCGCTGGCGGACGCGGACGAGAGGGCCGACTGGGCCCACTACGTCGCGACCGGTGCGGGGTGGCGGGTCGACGCGGCGGCGCTGGTGGCGCAGCGCCGGGCCACCGTCCGGCTGGCCCGCGACGTGCTGGCCGCGACCCGGGGCCGGGCCCCGCAGCTGGCCTGCTTCGGTCTGCACGAGTGGGCCATGGTGCACCGCACGCAGCCCGAGCAGGTGCGCCACGCGGGGTTGCCGCTGCGGCTCGGGCACGCCGGCACGGACGAGGTCGTGGAGTCGCACCGCATCCGGTGCAGCCACTACGACGCGTTCCGCTTCTTCACCCCCAGCGCCGTCCCGCTCAACGAACTGCGGCCCACGCGCGTCGACCAGGCCGCGCAGGAGCAGCCGGGGTGCCTGCACGCGACGATGGACCTCTACCGCTGGGCCATGAAGCTGTCGCCCGCGGTGCCCGGGGAACTGCTGCTCGACTGCTTCGAACTGGCCCGCGACGTGCGGGTCCTCGACATGCGCGCCTCCCCGTACGACGTGAGTTCCCTGGGGTACCCGGCCGTCGCGATCGAGACCGCCGAGGGCAAGGCGGAGTACGCACGGGCCCAGCGGGCGTTCGCCGAACGGGCCGACCCGCTGCGGGCCGCGCTGGTCGAGGTGTGCGACGCGCTGCTGCAGGAGGACGTCGAGGTCCGGGGCTGA
- a CDS encoding Ku protein, with the protein MPRAVWKGAVSFGLVNVPVRLHPATAEHDIRFHQVHRTDGGRVRMKRTCSVCGEEIAYDEVAKGYESPDGKLVVLTDEDLEELPVASGHEIDVLQFVPADQVDPLLLSKPYYLEPEARAAKPYALLREALAETERMAVVKIALRQRESVAVLRVRDEAIVLQTMLWPDEVREPDFEVLQADVDLRPQELKMAASLVESLAGDFHPEEFEDEYEVAVKELVEARLEDADAAPGAAAEETSSAGTGSSEVVDLLTALQRSVERARGGGGGAKPAEVADEEPAAAEKTAAKRTTKKTASPGKTPAKKTAAKKATARKTAAKKTTAKKTATKKSA; encoded by the coding sequence GTGCCACGCGCCGTCTGGAAGGGCGCCGTGTCCTTCGGCCTGGTCAACGTGCCGGTGCGGCTCCACCCCGCCACCGCCGAGCACGACATCCGTTTCCACCAGGTCCACCGTACCGACGGCGGCCGCGTCCGGATGAAGCGGACCTGCTCGGTGTGCGGCGAGGAGATCGCCTACGACGAGGTCGCCAAGGGCTACGAGAGCCCCGACGGCAAGCTCGTCGTCCTCACCGACGAGGACCTCGAGGAGCTCCCCGTGGCCAGCGGTCACGAGATCGACGTCCTGCAGTTCGTGCCCGCCGACCAGGTCGACCCCCTCCTGCTGTCCAAGCCGTACTACCTCGAGCCCGAGGCCCGCGCCGCGAAGCCCTACGCGCTGCTGCGCGAGGCCCTCGCCGAGACCGAGCGGATGGCCGTCGTCAAGATCGCGTTGCGCCAGCGCGAGTCGGTCGCCGTGCTGCGCGTGCGCGACGAGGCGATCGTCCTGCAGACGATGCTGTGGCCCGACGAGGTCCGCGAGCCCGACTTCGAGGTCCTGCAGGCCGACGTCGACCTGCGCCCGCAGGAGCTGAAGATGGCCGCCTCCCTCGTGGAGTCCCTCGCCGGGGACTTCCACCCCGAGGAGTTCGAGGACGAGTACGAGGTCGCGGTCAAGGAACTCGTGGAGGCCCGCCTCGAGGACGCCGACGCGGCGCCGGGCGCGGCCGCCGAGGAGACGTCCTCCGCCGGGACGGGCAGCAGCGAGGTCGTCGACCTGCTGACGGCGCTGCAGCGCTCCGTCGAACGGGCCCGCGGGGGTGGGGGTGGCGCGAAGCCCGCCGAGGTCGCGGACGAGGAGCCCGCAGCAGCGGAGAAGACCGCCGCGAAGAGGACGACGAAGAAGACGGCGTCCCCGGGGAAGACCCCCGCGAAGAAGACGGCCGCCAAGAAGGCGACTGCACGGAAGACGGCGGCGAAGAAGACGACCGCCAAGAAGACGGCGACGAAGAAGAGCGCCTGA
- a CDS encoding DHA2 family efflux MFS transporter permease subunit, with protein MTSPIPAPPPVRRGFVLAALLSATFMATVDASIVNVALPTLSRELHAPASDTVWVTTAFLLAAACCIPATAALGDRVGRRRLFLVGVPAFTLASVACAAAPTLGVLVAARVAQGVASALVLAVPIPVYRHVVPPERLGSVLGLNAMVVALGTSAGPALGGLLLTALPWPWLFLVNVPVGLTATLLGWRFLPGVTGRGGRFDALGSVWIAAAIASFLLGVRGLGSTSTLPVSTALLAATAVLVVLFVRHEKRTARPVVPPALFRRPFTLAVLTASCSFFGQSTAFVALPFLFQQSLGDSALRSALLFTPWPLVIVLVAPLSGRAADRVDPTLLALLGLTVMAGGLVSLALLPEDASTAEILVRTGLCGLGFAVFQSPNNRDMMSAAPLQHAGSAAGVLNLNRTVSQSTGSGAVSVVFVAAGASAGQHVGLVLALGAAVTAVGAGLAGLRLAGGTSR; from the coding sequence ATGACGTCCCCGATCCCCGCCCCTCCCCCCGTCCGTCGGGGGTTCGTCCTCGCCGCGCTGCTGTCCGCGACGTTCATGGCCACCGTCGACGCCTCCATCGTCAACGTCGCCCTGCCGACCCTGTCCCGCGAACTGCACGCCCCCGCCTCGGACACCGTCTGGGTCACGACGGCCTTCCTGCTCGCCGCGGCCTGCTGCATCCCCGCGACGGCCGCCCTCGGCGACCGCGTCGGGCGCCGCAGGCTGTTCCTCGTCGGCGTCCCGGCGTTCACCCTCGCCTCGGTGGCCTGCGCCGCCGCCCCCACCCTCGGCGTGCTCGTCGCGGCCCGCGTCGCGCAGGGCGTCGCCTCCGCGCTGGTGCTCGCCGTCCCCATCCCCGTCTACCGGCACGTCGTGCCACCCGAACGGCTCGGCAGCGTCCTGGGGCTCAACGCCATGGTGGTCGCGCTCGGGACGTCGGCGGGCCCGGCGCTCGGCGGGCTGCTGCTGACGGCGCTGCCGTGGCCGTGGCTGTTCCTCGTCAACGTCCCCGTGGGCCTGACCGCCACCCTGCTCGGGTGGCGGTTCCTGCCGGGGGTCACCGGCCGGGGCGGCCGGTTCGACGCCCTGGGGTCGGTGTGGATCGCCGCGGCCATCGCGAGCTTCCTGCTGGGCGTGCGCGGGCTGGGTTCCACGTCCACGCTGCCCGTCTCGACCGCCCTGCTCGCGGCCACCGCCGTGCTCGTCGTCCTCTTCGTGCGCCACGAGAAGCGCACGGCGCGACCGGTCGTCCCCCCCGCCCTCTTCCGGCGGCCCTTCACCCTCGCGGTGCTCACCGCCTCGTGCTCGTTCTTCGGGCAGTCGACGGCGTTCGTGGCCCTGCCGTTCCTGTTCCAGCAGTCCCTGGGGGACAGCGCGCTGCGCTCCGCCCTGCTCTTCACCCCCTGGCCGCTGGTCATCGTCCTCGTCGCCCCCCTGTCCGGACGCGCCGCCGACCGGGTCGACCCGACCCTGCTGGCCCTGCTCGGGCTCACGGTCATGGCCGGCGGCCTCGTGTCCCTGGCCCTGCTGCCCGAGGACGCCTCCACCGCCGAGATCCTGGTCCGCACCGGCCTGTGCGGGCTCGGGTTCGCCGTGTTCCAGTCCCCCAACAACCGGGACATGATGTCCGCCGCCCCGCTGCAGCACGCCGGGTCCGCCGCCGGCGTCCTGAACCTCAACCGCACCGTCTCGCAGTCGACGGGGTCCGGCGCGGTCAGCGTGGTGTTCGTCGCGGCCGGGGCGAGCGCCGGCCAGCACGTCGGCCTGGTGCTCGCCCTCGGGGCGGCCGTCACCGCCGTCGGCGCAGGGCTCGCCGGGCTGCGGCTGGCCGGCGGCACGAGCCGGTAG
- a CDS encoding class I SAM-dependent methyltransferase, whose translation MSPPLFDTLRRWPDVEAPELVAVDAADRLLLDEAAPALATAGADVVVVGDDYGALTLGALTRHDLARVRVHQDSFTGELAMAANAARAGIDPGRVENHPVPGPALVRGATVVLLKLPRSLEALDATARLLARHAHPDVVVLAGGRVKHMTHAMNDVLARSFAHVRAGLGRQKARVLTATSPRPDVTETGPRRFHDEDTGLWVCAVGGAFAGATTDIGTRVLLDHLDEVGRSLRPPRTVVDLGCGTGLLAAAAARRFPSAAVVATDQSADAVASARLTAAANGVADRVRVERDDAGSRIPDAGVDLVLLNPPFHVGGAVHTAIASKVFRAAARVLAPGGTLVAVWNSHLTYRRELERVVGPTRQVARTPKFTLTASTRR comes from the coding sequence GTGAGTCCGCCCCTCTTCGACACCCTGCGCCGCTGGCCCGACGTCGAGGCCCCCGAACTCGTCGCCGTCGACGCCGCGGACCGCCTGCTCCTCGACGAGGCCGCGCCGGCGCTCGCCACCGCGGGCGCCGACGTCGTGGTGGTCGGGGACGACTACGGCGCCCTCACCCTCGGCGCGCTCACCCGGCACGACCTGGCGCGGGTCCGCGTCCACCAGGACTCCTTCACCGGCGAGCTCGCCATGGCGGCGAACGCCGCCCGCGCGGGGATCGACCCGGGCCGGGTCGAGAACCACCCCGTGCCGGGTCCGGCGCTGGTCCGGGGGGCGACGGTCGTGCTGCTGAAGCTGCCCCGCAGCCTCGAGGCGCTGGACGCCACCGCCCGCCTGCTGGCCCGGCACGCCCACCCCGACGTGGTCGTGCTCGCCGGGGGCCGGGTCAAGCACATGACCCACGCCATGAACGACGTCCTCGCCCGCTCCTTCGCCCACGTGCGGGCCGGGCTGGGGCGGCAGAAGGCGCGCGTGCTGACGGCGACCTCCCCCCGCCCGGACGTCACCGAGACCGGACCCCGCCGGTTCCACGACGAGGACACGGGGCTGTGGGTGTGCGCCGTCGGTGGCGCGTTCGCCGGCGCCACCACGGACATCGGGACCCGCGTGCTGCTGGACCACCTCGACGAGGTGGGGCGCTCGCTGCGGCCCCCGCGCACCGTCGTCGACCTCGGGTGCGGCACGGGACTGCTCGCGGCGGCGGCCGCCCGCCGGTTCCCGTCCGCCGCGGTGGTCGCGACCGACCAGTCCGCCGACGCCGTCGCGAGCGCACGGCTGACCGCGGCGGCCAACGGGGTCGCCGACCGCGTCCGCGTCGAGCGCGACGACGCGGGCAGCCGCATCCCCGACGCGGGTGTCGACCTCGTCCTGCTGAACCCGCCCTTCCACGTCGGCGGTGCCGTGCACACGGCCATCGCCTCGAAGGTGTTCCGCGCCGCCGCCCGGGTGCTCGCGCCCGGGGGCACCCTGGTGGCGGTGTGGAACTCGCACCTGACCTACCGCCGCGAACTCGAACGCGTCGTCGGGCCGACCCGGCAGGTCGCGCGCACGCCGAAGTTCACGCTCACCGCGAGCACGCGGCGCTGA
- a CDS encoding hybrid-cluster NAD(P)-dependent oxidoreductase, with amino-acid sequence MTVTETQGVPHPGGITVWGDDADVAELVCGGVREITHDVKTFWFEPVGSQVFHFDPGQFITLHLEIDGRRVERSYTISSPPTRPHRLAITVKRKPGGLVSNWLHDNLTVGDRVAAAPPLGAFSMVHHPARKYLFLSAGSGITPLISMTRTLVDLGSDVDVVFVHSAHSPADIVYRPELLGLPTQFPTVNVVQVCSRDSPGQEWWGWKGRLTREVLQEIAPDLHEREVFVCGPDGYTATVRDALTALGFDLAHHHEETFTFEALPQAAFTGTEPVDVGSIGAHVPAGTDLGTFTVSMARSGRTFACAPDEFILDAAFRAGISPPSSCSQGMCGTCKTVLLSGDVDMQHNGGIRPREIAAGKVLICCSKPLGDVEIDS; translated from the coding sequence GTGACGGTCACCGAGACGCAGGGCGTCCCGCACCCGGGGGGGATCACGGTCTGGGGCGACGACGCCGACGTCGCCGAACTCGTCTGCGGCGGGGTGCGGGAGATCACCCACGACGTCAAGACGTTCTGGTTCGAACCGGTCGGTTCGCAGGTGTTCCACTTCGACCCGGGGCAGTTCATCACGCTGCACCTCGAGATCGACGGCCGGCGCGTCGAGCGGTCCTACACGATCTCGTCCCCGCCCACCCGTCCGCACCGGCTGGCCATCACGGTCAAGCGCAAACCCGGTGGCCTCGTCTCCAACTGGCTGCACGACAACCTGACCGTGGGGGACCGGGTCGCCGCCGCCCCACCGCTGGGGGCGTTCAGCATGGTCCATCACCCCGCGCGCAAGTACCTGTTCCTCTCGGCGGGATCGGGGATCACCCCGCTCATCTCGATGACGCGCACGCTCGTGGACCTCGGGAGCGACGTCGACGTGGTCTTCGTCCACTCCGCCCACAGCCCGGCCGACATCGTCTACCGGCCCGAGCTGCTCGGTCTGCCCACCCAGTTCCCGACCGTGAACGTCGTGCAGGTGTGCAGCCGGGACAGCCCCGGTCAGGAGTGGTGGGGCTGGAAGGGCCGGCTGACGCGCGAGGTGCTGCAGGAGATCGCCCCCGACCTGCACGAGCGGGAGGTGTTCGTCTGCGGCCCCGACGGGTACACGGCCACGGTCCGGGACGCCCTCACCGCGCTCGGGTTCGACCTCGCGCACCACCACGAGGAGACGTTCACCTTCGAGGCCCTGCCGCAGGCCGCGTTCACCGGCACCGAGCCCGTCGACGTGGGGTCGATCGGGGCGCACGTCCCGGCGGGGACGGACCTGGGGACGTTCACGGTCTCGATGGCGAGGTCCGGCCGCACGTTCGCGTGCGCCCCCGACGAGTTCATCCTCGACGCCGCCTTCCGGGCGGGGATCTCGCCGCCGAGCTCCTGCAGCCAGGGCATGTGCGGGACGTGCAAGACCGTCCTGCTGTCCGGGGACGTCGACATGCAGCACAACGGCGGCATCCGCCCGCGCGAGATCGCGGCGGGCAAGGTGCTCATCTGCTGCAGCAAGCCCCTGGGGGACGTCGAGATCGACTCCTGA